From Microcaecilia unicolor chromosome 11, aMicUni1.1, whole genome shotgun sequence, the proteins below share one genomic window:
- the TICAM1 gene encoding TIR domain-containing adapter molecule 1, with protein sequence MLLNPAVDCIHDKMAEMLAIHPTYKNICNVLNKTPKKKLLSLQDKLNSMRSSTKYVKLLQAMILNTLGQDDEAQVALTTLDTDQVAPHISNKIQHSEWHQNYGSNSVAPHQNPDVLITVARIYTLLVKENLCAESARNRAYQVAIEASKSGDKFSLQNLLSESLQACGVHSFNSTGFNEPLTLKSIPNVTAPTSPLSIPSNRRRNEGCAPTALGSLHSFSNMASFSSNLEISQSPTAEFLSRPTQCSNNHIEPSKLCQDNIHGPVQHRVGEDDLGVQNANEEDEAVQEPSMPTTHNSQESEVSCSYPSTGPGSETSVPQTSYCFPIECTDPSSTSQHVMLTDEPENGSGQRTDVTSVGVSSSTEIAQSSPSSTVPPADNNSTLQHNIDSKPISSATPLLTETVDSESTFFSFVVLHAKGDEAIAIKVRDTLKNFGIPDGTTYCEEFEMPGYSPLTCIEDAVDNSAFTILLLTSHFVSRWARLQTNTVLMNSINKKHKFNSVIPFLPKEDPLKEIPMVLNSIVPLNEKLPTFLRTARKTFNPYRIQQMKENWKQEQAVRELKRRNKITEKQVIYNQQIKDATLALSSQHLKLLQTMYNTPTFHLPGPQQPFQPGMPQIPGTASGFPLDCSQIFPSLGPVPPPMAHMPYQLNGMPFQHFSDAQGTQYASGGTQPVIQIQHARNVQIGDHNQMRIVETEEERDSLDGVDSESDCVS encoded by the coding sequence ATGTTACTTAATCCTGCTGTGGACTGCATACATGACAAAATGGCTGAGATGTTAGCTATACATCCAACCTACAAGAATATCTGTAACGTCTTAAACAAAACCCCTAAAAAGAAGCTCCTTAGCCTCCAAGACAAACTGAATAGTATGAGATCCAGTACTAAGTATGTAAAACTACTCCAAGCTATGATCCTCAACACTTTGGGACAAGATGACGAAGCACAGGTGGCTCTAACCACATTAGACACTGACCAAGTGGCACCACATATTTCTAATAAAATACAGCATTCAGAATGGCACCAAAATTATGGCAGTAACTCTGTGGCCCCTCATCAAAATCCAGATGTCCTGATAACAGTGGCACGAATTTACACACTATTGGTAAAGGAAAACCTCTGTGCAGAGTCTGCCAGGAATCGAGCCTATCAAGTGGCCATTGAGGCTTCTAAATCTGGTGATAAGTTCTCACTGCAGAATCTTTTGAGTGAATCTCTGCAGGCATGTGGTGTTCATAGCTTCAACAGTACTGGGTTTAACGAACCTCTGACTTTAAAATCCATCCCTAATGTTACAGCTCCAACATCCCCCTTATCAATTCCCAGCAACAGGAGAAGGAATGAGGGCTGTGCTCCCACAGCACTTGGATCACTGCATTCCTTTAGCAACATGGCATCTTTCAGCAGTAATCTGGAAATCAGTCAGTCCCCTACAGCAGAATTTCTCAGCAGGCCTACTCAATGTAGCAATAACCATATTGAACCAAGCAAGCTTTGCCAAGACAACATACATGGTCCAGTACAGCACAGAGTGGGGGAGGATGATCTTGGGGTTCAGAACGCTAATGAGGAGGATGAAGCAGTACAAGAGCCCAGTATGCCAACTACGCACAATAGTCAGGAGTCAGAGGTTTCATGTAGTTATCCTTCCACTGGCCCAGGTTCTGAAACCTCAGTGCCTCAGACTAGCTATTGTTTTCCTATAGAATGCACAGACCCCAGTAGCACCAGTCAACATGTAATGCTGACAGATGAACCTGAAAATGGCAGTGGCCAAAGAACAGATGTGACATCAGTTGGAGTATCTTCCAGCACAGAGATTGCTCAGAGCAGTCCCAGCTCCACTGTGCCTCCGGCAGACAATAATAGTACTTTGCAACACAATATAGACTCTAAACCTATCTCCTCTGCCACTCCTCTGTTAACTGAGACAGTAGATAGTGAAAGCACATTCTTCAGTTTTGTTGTTCTTCATGCCAAAGGAGATGAAGCTATTGCCATAAAGGTGCGAGACACTTTAAAAAACTTTGGGATTCCTGATGGAACCACCTACTGTGAAGAATTTGAGATGCCAGGGTACAGTCCTCTAACCTGCATTGAGGATGCTGTAGATAACTCAGCCTTCACAATCCTGCTGCTCACTAGCCATTTTGTATCTCGCTGGGCTCGTCTCCAAACCAACACTGTACTAATGAATTCTATTAATAAGAAACACAAATTCAATAGCGTCATTCCATTCCTGCCCAAGGAGGACCCACTGAAAGAAATCCCCATGGTGCTGAACAGCATTGTACCTCTAAATGAAAAATTACCAACGTTTTTAAGGACTGCACGGAAAACATTCAATCCATATCGAATTCAACAGATGAAGGAAAACTGGAAGCAGGAGCAGGCGGTCAGAGAACTGAAGAGGAGAAATAAGATAACCGAAAAACAGGTGATATACAACCAGCAAATAAAAGATGCCACTTTAGCTTTGTCTAGTCAACATCTGAAGCTTCTGCAGACTATGTACAATACTCCCACTTTCCATCTTCCAGGACCACAGCAACCATTTCAACCAGGCATGCCGCAAATTCCAGGGACAGCTAGTGGTTTCCCATTAGACTGTTCTCAAATTTTCCCATCACTGGGCCCAGTGCCTCCCCCGATGGCTCATATGCCCTACCAATTAAATGGCATgccctttcagcatttttctgatGCCCAAGGAACTCAGTATGCCTCAGGTGGTAcccaaccagtcatccagattcAACATGCCAGAAATGTACAGATTGGAGACCACAATCAGATGAGGATTGTGGAGactgaggaagagagagacagcCTGGATGGGGTGGACAGCGAAAGTGACTGTGTATCCTAG